Proteins from one uncultured Cohaesibacter sp. genomic window:
- a CDS encoding LacI family DNA-binding transcriptional regulator yields MVDQPNIRDVAKAAGVSTATVSRALAQPGKVREATLKKVMDAVEKIGFVPNRQASMFRSRKSNTVILLVRDISNPFYLDIYKGVEEAAFAAGYKVLMGDAREDDERITHYIEAVRECHADGLILMIGSFPKKLLEQTDRLPPFVVALEEIDGLEAPTVRVDNVAAAEGAVAHLIAQGHKRIVHLTGPLDEHLGKTRLEGYRRALEKAGLPIDEALIMPGDFSLNAGYDQTAKLLEKGVHFSAIFASSDQMAIGAASALREKGLAIPDDVSLVGFDDTLIASIFYPPLTTVYQPRREIGRAAMAMMIRKLSAHAGDPVAEETPLEDQQFLTELITRNSVAPFDDARPGT; encoded by the coding sequence ATGGTTGACCAGCCCAATATCCGCGATGTTGCCAAGGCCGCAGGAGTTTCCACGGCCACGGTGTCTCGCGCGCTTGCCCAGCCGGGCAAGGTGCGTGAGGCGACCCTCAAGAAGGTGATGGATGCGGTTGAGAAAATCGGTTTTGTTCCCAATCGTCAGGCGAGCATGTTCCGCTCGCGCAAGAGCAACACCGTTATTCTTCTCGTGAGGGATATCTCCAACCCCTTCTATCTGGATATCTATAAAGGGGTTGAGGAGGCTGCCTTCGCGGCTGGCTACAAAGTGCTCATGGGTGATGCACGCGAAGATGACGAGCGCATCACCCACTATATCGAGGCGGTGCGCGAGTGCCATGCCGATGGTCTCATCCTGATGATCGGCAGCTTCCCCAAGAAGCTGCTGGAGCAGACTGACAGGCTGCCGCCCTTCGTGGTGGCTCTGGAAGAGATCGATGGACTGGAAGCGCCCACCGTACGAGTGGACAATGTGGCGGCGGCGGAAGGGGCCGTTGCGCATCTCATCGCGCAGGGACATAAGCGGATTGTTCACTTGACCGGACCGCTTGACGAGCATCTCGGCAAGACTCGTCTGGAAGGCTATCGGCGAGCGCTGGAAAAGGCTGGATTGCCTATTGATGAAGCATTGATCATGCCGGGCGACTTCAGTCTCAATGCCGGATATGACCAGACGGCAAAGCTGCTAGAGAAGGGCGTGCATTTCAGCGCCATCTTTGCTTCCAGTGACCAGATGGCCATTGGTGCGGCCAGTGCCCTGCGTGAAAAGGGGCTGGCTATACCGGATGATGTTTCGCTCGTCGGCTTCGATGATACGCTCATTGCCTCCATCTTTTATCCCCCTTTGACCACTGTCTATCAGCCACGGCGCGAAATTGGTCGTGCTGCCATGGCGATGATGATCCGCAAGCTTTCCGCCCATGCCGGTGATCCGGTCGCGGAAGAGACCCCTCTTGAGGATCAACAGTTTTTAACCGAACTGATTACCCGAAATTCGGTTGCGCCTTTCGACGACGCAAGACCGGGGACGTAA
- a CDS encoding ABC transporter permease → MSDASSNMHSENTGFNLGAILREPVVLALFAIIILLGIGEAVSPGFARGDQIIKLLTVAALLGFAAAGQNLVVLAGGEGIDLSVGAMISLGAVIAGNVMDGANGGILPALIAAMGVTFIIGMVNGLGVNLIRIPPLVMTLGMTSVIQGGLVVFSRGIPSGNAAPALMNFINQPVVFGIPGVLFIWLLLIIGMVFMLRATSFGLSIYAVGANPQAARLVGLPVKVIRTTVFGLSGALAGLTGVFVIGYTGNSFISVGDQYMLPSIIAVVIGGTSLAGGSGGYIGTVAGAIALILLQSVLTTLHLEFWGRQLIFGGTLLLLLMFYGRQKSARI, encoded by the coding sequence ATGTCTGACGCTTCAAGCAACATGCACTCTGAAAATACGGGCTTCAACCTTGGTGCCATTCTGCGCGAACCTGTGGTTCTTGCCCTGTTTGCCATCATCATTCTATTGGGCATTGGGGAAGCAGTTTCTCCCGGTTTTGCACGGGGTGACCAGATCATCAAGCTGCTCACGGTCGCTGCACTACTCGGCTTTGCGGCTGCGGGGCAGAATCTGGTGGTTCTGGCCGGTGGCGAAGGCATCGACCTGTCCGTCGGTGCCATGATCTCGCTTGGTGCCGTGATTGCCGGCAACGTCATGGATGGTGCCAACGGTGGCATTCTGCCAGCCTTGATTGCCGCGATGGGCGTGACCTTCATCATTGGCATGGTCAACGGGCTCGGGGTCAACCTCATTCGCATTCCGCCGCTTGTCATGACTCTCGGCATGACCTCGGTCATTCAGGGTGGACTCGTGGTTTTCTCGCGTGGCATCCCTTCGGGTAATGCGGCGCCAGCCCTGATGAATTTCATCAACCAGCCTGTTGTCTTCGGTATTCCCGGTGTCCTGTTTATATGGCTGCTGCTGATCATCGGTATGGTCTTCATGCTCCGGGCCACCTCTTTCGGTCTTTCCATTTATGCCGTTGGTGCAAACCCGCAAGCTGCGCGTCTGGTGGGGCTGCCGGTCAAAGTCATCCGCACAACGGTGTTCGGTTTGTCCGGTGCTTTGGCTGGCCTCACCGGGGTTTTTGTTATCGGCTACACAGGCAACTCATTCATTAGTGTAGGGGATCAGTATATGTTGCCCTCCATTATTGCGGTTGTCATCGGTGGCACTTCCCTTGCAGGTGGTTCTGGTGGTTATATTGGGACAGTCGCAGGTGCGATTGCCTTGATTCTGCTGCAGAGCGTTCTGACCACGCTGCATCTGGAATTCTGGGGCCGTCAGCTGATCTTTGGTGGCACATTGCTCCTGCTGCTCATGTTCTACGGACGCCAGAAAAGTGCACGGATCTAA
- a CDS encoding ABC transporter permease — protein MKSILSAPKSGSTVTKRPAWLVAFGSLVALVLINWFLQPTFFDGMVMHSNLTTFLPLALVAIGQTFVIMGGDIDLSVGSIAALVNVVTVTVIAMAGGDAASVPIGLLTGLVVGVLCGVFNGLLISYLRLQPMVATFGTGIIFSALALWVMPQAGLSVPEVYWMTYSDFVLGVPTVLWILIAGFLFVLFMQRRPFESHLKAVGGNRAGAFQSGINMSFVRLLSFALCGLFSGFAALCLTGETASGDPLIGQSLAMGSISAVVLGGTMLSGGVGGAIGSIFGALLLGMIGNVIFFAGLPFEFQTLVQGLIVLAALAGGVLVARK, from the coding sequence ATGAAGAGCATTCTGTCCGCCCCCAAGTCGGGCTCGACCGTGACAAAAAGGCCCGCATGGCTGGTTGCCTTCGGCTCGCTTGTCGCGCTGGTTCTGATCAACTGGTTCCTGCAGCCGACTTTCTTCGACGGCATGGTGATGCATTCCAACCTGACTACCTTCCTGCCGCTTGCGCTTGTGGCCATTGGCCAGACCTTCGTAATCATGGGTGGGGATATCGACTTGTCTGTCGGGTCCATTGCTGCGTTGGTCAATGTGGTAACCGTGACGGTTATTGCCATGGCAGGTGGAGATGCTGCCAGTGTACCGATTGGTCTGCTGACAGGCTTGGTCGTCGGGGTTCTCTGCGGGGTCTTCAATGGCCTGCTGATCAGTTATCTGCGCTTGCAGCCCATGGTGGCGACCTTTGGTACAGGCATCATTTTCTCGGCGCTGGCGCTTTGGGTCATGCCGCAGGCGGGGCTCTCGGTGCCGGAAGTCTACTGGATGACCTATAGTGATTTCGTACTCGGTGTGCCGACCGTGCTCTGGATCCTGATTGCCGGTTTCCTGTTCGTCCTCTTCATGCAGCGTCGTCCGTTCGAGAGCCACCTCAAGGCTGTCGGTGGCAACCGTGCCGGTGCTTTCCAGAGCGGGATCAACATGAGCTTCGTGCGGCTCTTATCCTTTGCTCTGTGTGGTCTCTTTTCCGGCTTTGCAGCGCTTTGCCTGACGGGTGAAACCGCCAGTGGCGATCCGCTTATCGGCCAGAGCCTGGCCATGGGCTCGATCTCGGCTGTGGTGCTGGGCGGTACCATGCTTTCAGGTGGTGTCGGTGGGGCCATCGGGTCCATCTTCGGTGCTCTGCTGCTTGGCATGATCGGCAACGTGATCTTCTTTGCCGGATTGCCCTTTGAATTCCAGACGCTCGTGCAGGGTCTGATCGTTCTGGCCGCCCTGGCTGGTGGCGTTCTCGTGGCGCGTAAGTGA
- a CDS encoding sugar ABC transporter ATP-binding protein gives MSSAITVRDLTKRFDKVHALTDGRLTVERGEIHALLGANGCGKSTLSKIVAGAYAPTSGTVLIDGKEVSFRSPRDAEEMGIALFYQELSLIPKMSVEANIFLRREPRNGVGFIDYAKMRTETLNLLAMFKDAIGDDIQPDALVADLAPGQRQIVEICKVYAKNPSIVIMDEATAALDGRQVKVFFDILRKKREEGVSTIFISHRLDEVFEICDHATIMRNGAVVAETAIADTTTEDVVHMMVGDVKKAPKRTALDDEGKEPLLKLEGVGSNLLNDVSLSVAPGEIVGLGGLQGQGQSTLLRSLFGALPITSGTVWLNNEQVAIRKPADAVRRKVAYVSGDRGPDAALPGRSIFENLAAAILVSEKRKLVRAKELRPQLAEVASAFKTKYARMTDAIGTLSGGNQQKIFIARWLATNPKVILLDDPTKGIDLAAKADLFALIRKLAESGVAVLLYSSEESELLDNCDRIAVFNDGAVVTELSGAEMDSFHLTRAAYGEA, from the coding sequence ATGTCTTCAGCAATTACGGTGCGCGATCTCACCAAGCGGTTCGACAAGGTCCATGCGCTGACCGATGGTCGGCTGACCGTTGAACGGGGAGAAATCCATGCGCTGCTTGGCGCGAACGGATGCGGCAAAAGCACCCTGTCCAAGATTGTCGCCGGGGCCTATGCGCCCACCTCCGGAACTGTTCTCATCGACGGCAAGGAAGTCTCCTTTCGCAGCCCGCGTGATGCCGAAGAAATGGGGATTGCCCTGTTTTATCAGGAGCTGAGCCTCATTCCGAAAATGAGCGTTGAGGCCAACATCTTTTTACGGCGTGAGCCACGCAATGGCGTCGGCTTTATCGACTATGCCAAGATGCGCACCGAGACCCTCAACTTGCTGGCAATGTTCAAAGATGCGATCGGGGATGACATTCAGCCCGATGCCCTTGTGGCAGATCTGGCACCGGGGCAGCGACAGATTGTCGAGATTTGCAAGGTCTATGCGAAAAACCCTAGCATCGTCATCATGGACGAGGCAACTGCGGCCCTTGATGGCCGGCAGGTGAAGGTTTTCTTTGATATTCTGCGCAAGAAGCGCGAAGAGGGTGTCTCGACCATCTTCATTTCTCACCGCCTCGATGAGGTGTTTGAAATCTGCGATCACGCCACCATTATGCGCAACGGTGCAGTGGTGGCAGAAACCGCCATCGCCGACACTACAACTGAAGATGTGGTGCATATGATGGTGGGGGATGTGAAAAAGGCCCCCAAGCGTACGGCTCTGGATGATGAGGGCAAAGAACCTCTGCTTAAGCTGGAAGGCGTTGGCAGTAACTTGCTCAATGATGTTTCCCTCTCTGTCGCTCCGGGCGAAATCGTCGGACTTGGCGGATTGCAGGGGCAGGGCCAGTCTACCCTGTTGCGTAGCCTGTTTGGCGCGCTACCGATCACATCCGGCACGGTTTGGCTGAATAATGAACAGGTAGCTATCCGCAAGCCCGCAGACGCGGTGCGGCGCAAGGTTGCCTATGTCTCTGGCGACCGCGGTCCGGATGCGGCGCTTCCCGGACGCTCCATTTTCGAGAACTTGGCAGCAGCCATTCTCGTCAGCGAAAAACGTAAGCTCGTCCGCGCCAAGGAATTGCGGCCGCAATTGGCTGAAGTCGCTTCGGCTTTCAAGACCAAATATGCGCGCATGACCGATGCCATCGGTACGCTCTCTGGTGGTAACCAGCAGAAAATCTTCATTGCACGCTGGTTGGCAACCAATCCGAAGGTGATCCTGCTTGATGACCCGACCAAGGGCATCGACCTTGCGGCCAAGGCGGATCTGTTCGCGCTTATTCGCAAGCTGGCCGAATCCGGCGTTGCTGTCTTGCTCTATTCCAGCGAGGAATCCGAACTTCTGGACAATTGTGACCGTATCGCCGTGTTCAATGACGGCGCGGTCGTTACCGAACTTTCCGGGGCCGAGATGGACTCCTTCCATCTTACCCGCGCAGCCTATGGAGAGGCCTGA
- a CDS encoding substrate-binding domain-containing protein codes for MKKWFLAATMLVAAGVSASVANAESFKIGLSNGWVGSEWRTQMIEEAQAAAEAWKDKGVDVEVVVQSGNVDAQGQVGQVRNFINQGVDAIIIDPNSPSAFNPVFAQAKRRGIMVVATDAEVSSKDAIYVGIDQKQWAYQSAKWLAETLDGKGNVVTINGVAGNPANEMRVAGYKEAFEAHPDIKVLNEANANWDQAQGQQAMQNLLATYPDIQGVWVQDGMAAGAWRSIMAADKASQIAATGEIRKDFMVTWKENGLNSAASVNPPGVMASALNVAVMKMQGKEFKDGIFEGVYGNAIYIPIPFIDNSNLDEKLEEAKDKPGYWSVTDVVTPEEAEEFFK; via the coding sequence ATGAAAAAATGGTTTTTGGCTGCAACCATGCTGGTTGCGGCAGGGGTCTCTGCGTCCGTAGCAAACGCTGAAAGTTTCAAAATCGGTCTGTCCAATGGCTGGGTCGGTAGTGAGTGGCGCACCCAGATGATTGAAGAAGCGCAGGCTGCAGCTGAGGCCTGGAAAGACAAGGGTGTTGATGTTGAAGTTGTTGTCCAGAGCGGCAATGTGGATGCTCAGGGCCAGGTTGGTCAGGTGCGCAACTTCATCAACCAGGGCGTTGATGCAATCATCATCGACCCCAACAGCCCGTCCGCTTTCAACCCAGTTTTCGCGCAGGCAAAGCGGCGCGGTATCATGGTTGTTGCAACTGATGCCGAAGTCTCTTCCAAAGATGCCATCTATGTTGGTATCGATCAGAAGCAATGGGCTTACCAGTCTGCCAAATGGCTGGCTGAAACCCTCGATGGCAAGGGCAATGTTGTCACCATCAACGGTGTTGCTGGCAACCCGGCCAACGAAATGCGTGTTGCTGGTTACAAGGAAGCTTTTGAAGCACATCCAGATATCAAAGTGCTGAACGAGGCCAACGCCAACTGGGATCAGGCGCAGGGCCAGCAGGCTATGCAAAACCTGCTCGCAACCTATCCTGACATTCAGGGTGTATGGGTACAGGACGGCATGGCTGCCGGTGCATGGCGCTCCATCATGGCTGCCGACAAGGCTAGCCAGATTGCTGCAACCGGTGAAATCCGCAAGGACTTCATGGTGACCTGGAAAGAAAATGGTCTGAACTCTGCAGCATCGGTCAACCCTCCAGGGGTTATGGCTTCTGCTCTTAACGTTGCTGTTATGAAAATGCAGGGCAAGGAATTCAAGGATGGCATCTTTGAAGGTGTCTATGGCAACGCGATCTATATCCCGATCCCGTTCATCGACAACTCCAACCTTGATGAAAAACTTGAAGAAGCCAAAGACAAGCCCGGCTACTGGTCTGTAACGGACGTTGTTACGCCGGAAGAAGCCGAAGAATTCTTCAAATAA
- a CDS encoding aldo/keto reductase, with translation MKYNYLGHSGLKVSALQLGTMTFGGEGFFAKAGNIDVKGAKRQLDMIVEAGVNMLDTSNVYSKGTSEEVIGQAIEGHRNDLLIATKVRFPMGNGPNDRGLSHHHIIEACEASLKRLKADHIDLYWCHEWDGMTPVEETLRAMDDLMQAGKIRYLGVSNFSGWHIMKYLSAAEKEHLIRPVAQQIHYTLQAREAEQELLPVGIDQGLGAVIWSPLACGLLTGKYRRGKPDPEGTRRVQGWTEPPVHDIEALYDIVEVLIEVADGYEGVTPAQVALAWLTSRPGVASAIVGARNDEQLADNLKAAELTLSQEAIEKLEKVSRKPLAYPYWHQKATASDRLSPADLSLIGPHMED, from the coding sequence ATGAAATACAATTATCTGGGACATTCAGGGCTCAAGGTTTCCGCTCTGCAGCTGGGCACCATGACATTTGGCGGCGAAGGCTTTTTCGCCAAGGCTGGCAATATTGATGTCAAAGGAGCCAAACGACAGCTCGACATGATCGTTGAAGCCGGTGTCAACATGCTGGATACCTCAAACGTCTACTCCAAAGGCACCTCCGAGGAGGTTATCGGCCAAGCCATTGAAGGCCATCGCAACGACCTTCTGATTGCCACAAAGGTGCGCTTTCCCATGGGGAACGGCCCCAATGACCGCGGCCTGTCGCACCATCATATCATTGAGGCTTGCGAAGCAAGTCTGAAGCGCCTCAAGGCCGATCACATTGATCTCTACTGGTGCCATGAATGGGACGGCATGACACCGGTGGAAGAGACCCTACGTGCCATGGACGATCTAATGCAGGCGGGCAAAATACGCTATCTCGGCGTGTCCAACTTCTCCGGCTGGCACATCATGAAATATCTCAGTGCCGCAGAGAAAGAGCATTTGATCCGCCCCGTCGCACAGCAGATCCACTATACGCTTCAGGCCCGCGAAGCCGAGCAGGAGCTCCTGCCAGTGGGCATCGATCAGGGATTGGGAGCAGTCATCTGGTCACCACTGGCTTGCGGCCTGCTGACGGGCAAATATCGCCGTGGCAAACCCGATCCGGAAGGCACGCGCCGCGTTCAGGGTTGGACAGAGCCTCCCGTTCACGACATCGAAGCACTGTATGATATCGTTGAGGTGCTCATCGAAGTCGCTGATGGCTATGAAGGCGTCACCCCGGCGCAGGTCGCTCTGGCCTGGCTAACGAGCCGCCCCGGCGTCGCCAGCGCTATTGTCGGCGCCCGCAATGATGAGCAGCTTGCGGACAATCTGAAAGCCGCAGAGCTGACGCTCTCCCAAGAGGCCATTGAAAAGCTGGAGAAGGTCAGCCGCAAGCCCCTCGCCTATCCTTATTGGCATCAGAAAGCCACGGCGTCGGATCGCCTGTCCCCAGCAGATTTGTCCCTCATCGGCCCACATATGGAAGACTAG